The window GCACTAATAATCCCCAGCGAGTAAAATAATGACAACCAATGAAAGCCTCTCTTGAACAAATTTCCCCCCATATTAGGATTTGATCCACAATGGCTCAGGTTTTCCAGGCAGCCTCAGAGACCATATAAAAACACACAGCTCCACACCTCCAATCCAGTTCTTACTCTCCTCTCTGAGCTCGGTAAGTTTTTTGCCTGCTTCTATTTCTAATTGGCTAAACGTCCTCTTGCTGATGTTTTCAGCTTGCACCTGAATCTGCACAAATACTCTGATAGGAAATAAGTTGGCTGCTTCCTCTGAAAAGCTTTAGCTCTTTCCTATTTGTAGGCATAGATAGAGGCAGTTGAAGCCAAGCTTGAGATTTACAGAACCTCTGTTTGGGATGTGGTGATCTGGCAACGTTGGTATCTTTAACCTGCCTTGAAAATCCTGAATTCTACCTTCCTGCTGTATTAGAGagcactgatttcagtgatttGAGCAACTCTGTGGGCAACTGAACTCTACCATAGTGACCAATCTGGTTTAGGTGATTTCTACAGTAGTGCAGAGGCTTTgttatttggtttgttttacaAACTCAGGGAGTATCTGCTCTCAGATTGCAGCAGGAAGATGCTGACCCAGcttcctgcagcctcccagctctgctgatcCTTCTGCAAACAAATTGCACCGGTGGGACCTGACCCTCAGAGCTTTGTTCTTAGGGCAGTTCTTAGGGCAGTCTGGCTGCAAACACAGCTGCCACTACCTTGCAACACACAGAGGCCCGAGTGTCATTTGCTAGCGCTGAGCAATGCTGATTTGCAGTCAGATTTTGAGTTTTAATTAGGAAAACTGAGGTCTCAGCactttcctcccccctccccgtgTTTGGACACCTCATCCCTTCCAGGTGTGACAGAGGCAGCGCCGATGGCCCGCGTTGGGCAGTGCCTCTGCCTCCAGGAACTgagcagggcagcactgggTGCTCCACAGCTATGAGCAGAGCTCCATGATTCCTGCAGCCCTTTGGTCTCCAGCTCCTACTAAGCAAACTTAGGAGAGAAAGAGCAGGAGCtagcagagctgggagagcaACCACACAGCTGTGTCCTGAGATGGAGTTATATTTGACTTTTTAGTCATCACAGGGACATGGGCAGCTCAAGTCAGGTCTCAAAAGTTGCTTTTTCCCTTAATGAACAGGAACCTAAAAAGAGCTCCTACCACATCACCCTGCCTACCAAGGAGATGACCTTCCAATCTGCAATTCAAATCGGTAAAGCAAATACTTTGGCTTTACCTAACGCTAGCAGAAAGCCATTCCGGCTTCATTTGAAACAACTGGAAAGCAAATAGCCTTCACTACATGAGATGAGAACCTCACCACCAACCCTAGCTATGCTGTTGCTTCAGTAGCAGAAATATGCAGGTCATTGACAGCTGAGCCCTAGACTGCCCTTCCAGCAGTAATTACTGCATACTTGATCTGATGCCATTAAATAACATGATTTAAATGCCAGCCTGTGCAGTTTATGCTACAGAATGAGGGCTGAGAATCGGAGCAGCAAGTTCAGACAGCATAAAAGAACTCATCAGACAAAAGCAGAGATCTGCAGGGAATTAATCTACCTTTAtctcctgctgtgctttttagATTCATCTCCAGCCCAAGACGATGTCCTACTGGTACCAATacaagcagcagtgcttcatcCCAAGTGGAGCGAAGCACATCACACCAGCATTCACACAGTGCCACAGCCCTGGCGTGGTGAAGTCGGTGCCATGTGCATCGTGTGCTTCCAGGGATGCCAAGCAGTGCACTACCAGGAGGATAGTGCAGAGCATCCCCAAGTGCCCCATGCCTTGCACATCCAGCTGCGTGGAGAAGCACGTGGTGGAGGGCcactcttcctcctgcagccaccGGTCCGCTGATGGGTGCACCATGATGTTCTCCCAGCCCCATGGGCAGCACCTGTGCATGCCACACTGCAGGCAGGTGGGTGTTACAGAACGCCCTCAGGTGTGTGCTCCGGTCCACGTGGGTCAGCACAGCTCGTACCCTTGCTCATACCAGTGGTCTGATAGCTACCACTACCGTTGTGGGCAGAGCTAAGCTCCAGAGGTTCCCACCCCACCACTGGGTGCTGAAGAGCAAGATGGATGAAGAGCAAGATGCAGACCCACATCCgagctcagcacagcttccAGAGGTGCAGCTCATCCCTTGCTGCAGCCACTGGCTTGTGGATAGCCCCAGACCCTCACAACCACCCCCCTCCATGTTATACTCTCACAGCTTCGTATCTACAGCCTCCTGCCATCCCCAACAACATCTCTACTTTCCTGCAGTTGATGGTGTAAAGGATACGTGAGCTTCACTCCAGGCATCATCACTCACACGAATGGCAGTGCATCCTCAGAGCAGCATCAGCTATAGCCCAATGCCAATACCAACCAGGTCTTTCCATGCTAGCATTGCTAAATGcacatttcttcctgctttcaACTCTGCTCCACAGGAGGTGTTGTAAAAGAGAAACTGCATAttagtgctgtgctttgctatgTATGCAACAAGCAAAAACGCAACTCATCAGCTGATGAAAAACAGGATTCTGCTTTCAAGCCAAGGGGATCCACTGCATGAAGCAACTCTCTCCCAAAGCACTGCCTGCTTAAATATCCATCTCCAATGTAACACCTCAAGGAATGGAAGTTCTTGCCTTATTCTCTATTGTATATATGCAATACATAATAAAGTCTCTACTGCATCAAACTGCCCACTCTATTTTTACCCCCCCAACAGCTGCATCTGAGCAGAAATTCCCCAGCTgtactgcagtgctggggggatGAGCACCACTTTCACCTGTGCTGGTAACACTGGGATCCCACAGTACATCTCAGAGCAGCTCACAATGAAAGCCAACTCAGCTGTGTGATGACTAACAGTGAATCAATTAAACCAGCAGCAAATGCTGAGATTGAGTCCAAGAGCCACAtgtcagagctctgctctgaacCCTGGGCCACGCTGCTTGATGTAGCATGAAATAAAGCTATTTGCAAGTTGAGGTGATGTGACCCTGTATGCCAATAATCCCAATTAGATTTGGCCCCCAACCATTACTTCTGCATTTGGAAATGAACTCCAGAAGTTCACGTTCCATCATTTGGGGAATGCTCGGGGAACACAGACGCACACtccatcacagcacagcagccaaaagctcagcacaaaacacagcaaggatgcatctctgaagaggaaaaggcttgaagaaataaaagcagggtGACTGTCTTGGAGCTGAGAGCTcagagagagcagctctgaagcagcacGACTTCCCCAGAGtcagcagagctgaggatgACTTTTGCCTTCTCCAAATCTGCCAACCAGGAGAGCAATAAGAACAAAGCTGCACTCCCCACCAAGCAGCCCAAGGGCATCTCTCTAATGTGGTGCATTCAAAGGAGGGCAAAGTGCAGAAATGGTACCCAAAGAGGGGAGAGCTCTCTCCTTGTCACAAAAGCAGCACATCAAGCACAGAACAGAGGAGCCCTTCTGCATCCCCCTATCATGGCACAGAGCATCTCCTACATGGCTTTTCACCCCCACTACAGCCAGGCTTTAGGGGGTTACAGCACAACACTCATATGGGGGAGATTCCTCATTTATGAGCTTGCTGCTCATCACGTTCTCTCCACCACTTACATGGAAATTCGGATGCTTCCCAGCTCTGAGCCCCACCACTTCTGGAGAACAGCACTGCACTGGAAGCACATTCAGCTTGTATTTAAATAGagttttctgctctttcaaTAAGCTAGGTGGCAACTACcatgtttggctttgtttttaattattccttaTTAAAAGCCAAAGGTGTGAGAAATTAGGAAGGCAATAAAGTGTCTCTGCCATTCAGGAATGAACACCTATAAATGAACAATCTACAGAGGCAGACAGACCCATCACGCTGGTTAAGCCCAACATACCTGGCAGTCCCAGCCCAGGAACACCCGTGGGCATTGGGTCACAGAGCCCTGACCCAAACTGTCCATTGGATGaggagggacagagggacaAATCCAGACAGGCAGCTCCCTGCACACCCCACAGCCACAATCCCTGaccccagcccagctctcacCTCTGCCAGCACCTGAACCAAACCAGCCAGCACCCACTGCCCAAAGCCTTTCATTTAACGTGGTTCCAAGTGTGGCATTCAACATTTATTACCATTTTTCAGACGCTTCCACGTAATCTTCGGGCTCCATCAGCTAACAAGGCGCAGCAGCTGCATGGTTTGCTTGCATGGCAGGAGCAGCCCCGATGcattcccagctgctgcagtgcagtgtgcCCTCCTGTGGGCACCACCAGCCCTTACAGCTCCCGCGAAACAAAGCCATGAGCTGCTCATTTGCAATTAGCTAAGTTGCATTTTGAGAAGGTGCTGCAGCTCGAGGCTTTAAAACACTTCGGTATGCCACAGAAGTAATTGGTAGAGAAAATATTATCTAGCAAATGGCAGTAAATAGAGGCTGTAAAGCTGCTCCAGCTGGACATATTAGCAGCAAAGCCCTTCATAACAGTGCACAACATAGTTTAAAGCCATCCAAACCTATTTCCCAGCCCTAAGCAAGAACTGTGTAGCATACCCATAGTGGTCTCACGATGgggctgcaaagcacagctgtcTCTTGGCTtcactccttcctctgcagaTCCACCCTCCAAGTGGAGAAAAGAGGAGATGCCAGAAGGGTGGTTCTATTTGGTGGGTGCCCTCATCACTGGGCAATGAGGCACAAGCAGCTGAGGGCAATCCAGCTCCAAATAGTCACAGGGGGTTGGATTTAGTGGTTTATTGGGCCTACCAGGTGGTACTGAAATGGGCACTGCTGAGTCTCTAATGTGAGGCTTTGCTCAGAGatccatatttttctgtctgcagttcttcatagaaccacagaatggcctgggttgaaaaggaccgcaatgatcatcagttccaaccccctgctatgttcagggtcaccaaccaccagaccagactgcccagagccatatcaagcctggccttgaatgcctccatggatgggaATCTCATGGACCTTTTTTTGCTCCTAGGATGTttgaacagcaaagaaacaaaatgccaCGATGTAGAAAATCAGAGTACTTTAGAAGCTGAGTAAGCCACATGCTTTGCATTGGTCCTGCTGTGATGTGCATGCACGTGCCACAGTGCTTTGACAGACAGTTGGTGATGTAGCAGGTTTGGGTTGGTAAAAGCTCACTGCAAACAACTTCCAGAGCATCACCCTTGGGCCATTCTACATTATTAATTGCTATCAGAAGTGGGAACTTGGGGGGATTGCAGACCCTACGACTTTTGAGGAGAGTGATTTCAAACCTTCAAGTGAAGGGAATGTGCTGAGAATCCTTTCCAGGTGGGGTTCCCCCCCTCCTACCCGCTACAGAAACCCATATATGTGGTCCATCTTTTCCTCCACAGCAAAATTGCACTACGAAAAGGTTTCTCATTTCCTTGAAGGTGCCTGATT of the Gallus gallus isolate bGalGal1 chromosome 25, bGalGal1.mat.broiler.GRCg7b, whole genome shotgun sequence genome contains:
- the EDYM1 gene encoding epidermal differentiation protein containing Y motif 1, which gives rise to MSYWYQYKQQCFIPSGAKHITPAFTQCHSPGVVKSVPCASCASRDAKQCTTRRIVQSIPKCPMPCTSSCVEKHVVEGHSSSCSHRSADGCTMMFSQPHGQHLCMPHCRQVGVTERPQVCAPVHVGQHSSYPCSYQWSDSYHYRCGQS